One Roseimaritima multifibrata DNA window includes the following coding sequences:
- a CDS encoding glycosyltransferase family 25 protein translates to MHVFLISMPVNSPRRESGLRQIKATGLSFEIVDGVQARRWRKEELPCEKGSWLKPGEVGCYLAHLHALQRIVDYEMPWACVLEDDFCYEANPDFGLVEIESYLPTDFDYVHLQRDCGWNPDFKVLEGGKYFERIHGTPWGTVGYLISQRLCRLILRDHTLCKLPIDKLFDQLSPEGIFYRTVKPLVGAHNGFGSDVHGT, encoded by the coding sequence ATGCACGTGTTTTTGATTTCGATGCCGGTGAATAGTCCGCGACGTGAGTCGGGGCTGCGCCAGATTAAGGCGACGGGATTGTCGTTCGAAATCGTCGACGGAGTCCAAGCTAGGCGGTGGCGGAAAGAAGAATTGCCGTGCGAGAAGGGATCGTGGTTGAAGCCCGGCGAGGTCGGTTGCTATCTGGCCCATCTACACGCTTTGCAACGAATTGTCGATTACGAAATGCCCTGGGCCTGTGTTCTGGAAGATGATTTTTGCTATGAGGCCAACCCCGATTTCGGTTTGGTCGAAATCGAATCTTACCTCCCCACCGATTTTGATTATGTTCATTTGCAGCGGGACTGCGGATGGAACCCAGACTTCAAAGTGCTCGAAGGGGGCAAGTACTTTGAACGAATTCACGGCACACCATGGGGGACGGTTGGGTATTTGATCAGCCAACGGTTGTGTCGCTTAATCCTTCGTGATCACACCCTGTGCAAATTGCCCATTGACAAACTGTTTGACCAATTGTCGCCAGAGGGGATCTTTTATCGCACCGTCAAACCCTTGGTCGGGGCTCATAACGGTTTTGGATCCGACGTGCATGGGACTTGA
- a CDS encoding glycosyltransferase family 2 protein, which yields MDRTVDLYMLTRPGVAIPEDVARHLNAQRGVSIHLHNGIGDPRPEDRSRWDTIARGRNDLKIRGTADWAMFVDDDVVLGAECVRTLLHELQHSSQLGAIAADYRREHFAVDWKGHVSMGACLFRRSTLEAIQFRATREDCECQCCCDDMRQAGLGIAYSRNAFAIHKPQRNLADSHSHAASERSAGSESPIHMETGRKEGVVLAAFDRRDIARFERHFLASLRRWNNRGQVIAVAYGLYPSELQRLAGLPGLQIVPRPFNGEMVPVRRLTDFGDICRGLAVDVPVAYWDVADVIFQSPLEKLWEEVQRNPDHILAVREPNGYPGNAVIPAWSLSIQSPYHREFAYRLLQNFPFLNSGFAAGTAGAMRDYFHAAKGYLCGPELRGTSDWGDQMALNLYCHTNPQKWRETQQGWNYCVHDRPSGEVWVSGDGLVCSQGLGRIPVAHGNARSLRQFSLLS from the coding sequence GTGGATCGAACGGTTGACCTGTACATGCTGACGCGTCCTGGCGTGGCGATACCTGAGGATGTTGCGCGCCATCTGAATGCTCAAAGAGGCGTAAGCATTCACCTGCACAATGGGATTGGCGATCCGCGGCCCGAGGATCGAAGTCGTTGGGACACGATCGCTCGAGGACGGAATGATCTTAAGATCCGTGGGACGGCCGATTGGGCAATGTTCGTCGATGATGATGTGGTCCTGGGAGCCGAATGTGTCCGAACCTTGCTGCATGAATTACAGCATTCATCTCAGCTGGGCGCCATTGCTGCGGACTATAGACGGGAGCATTTTGCGGTTGACTGGAAGGGGCATGTTTCGATGGGGGCCTGCCTGTTTCGCAGGTCAACGCTGGAGGCAATCCAGTTCCGTGCGACGCGTGAGGACTGCGAGTGCCAATGTTGCTGCGACGACATGCGACAAGCAGGGCTTGGAATTGCCTACAGCCGAAACGCATTCGCGATCCATAAGCCCCAACGCAATCTGGCTGATTCACATTCGCACGCGGCGTCCGAGCGATCGGCGGGTTCCGAATCGCCGATCCATATGGAAACGGGAAGGAAGGAGGGAGTCGTACTGGCCGCTTTTGATCGACGGGATATCGCCCGATTTGAACGCCATTTTCTGGCCTCGCTCCGCCGCTGGAACAATCGTGGTCAGGTGATTGCAGTCGCTTACGGACTGTATCCGAGCGAGCTCCAGCGATTGGCCGGTCTGCCGGGGTTGCAGATCGTACCACGCCCCTTTAATGGGGAAATGGTGCCGGTGCGTCGCTTGACCGATTTTGGCGACATCTGTCGTGGTCTAGCCGTCGACGTGCCCGTCGCTTACTGGGACGTTGCGGACGTCATCTTTCAGTCACCACTGGAAAAGCTTTGGGAAGAAGTCCAGCGGAACCCCGATCACATCCTCGCGGTTCGCGAACCGAATGGTTATCCCGGTAACGCGGTGATTCCGGCTTGGTCGCTTTCGATCCAAAGCCCCTACCATCGAGAGTTTGCATATCGGCTGCTGCAGAACTTTCCTTTCTTAAATAGTGGGTTCGCAGCCGGGACCGCAGGGGCGATGCGGGACTATTTTCATGCGGCAAAAGGCTATCTCTGCGGTCCGGAACTGCGAGGGACGAGCGACTGGGGAGATCAGATGGCTTTGAATTTGTATTGCCATACGAACCCACAGAAATGGCGAGAAACGCAGCAGGGATGGAATTACTGTGTCCACGATCGTCCGAGTGGCGAGGTCTGGGTGAGCGGTGATGGATTGGTTTGCAGCCAAGGCTTGGGACGCATTCCCGTTGCTCATGGGAATGCCCGCTCACTGCGGCAGTTTTCCTTGTTGTCGTAA